The genomic interval GGCCTACTTCTTGGACTTCCAACTAACAAGGAATCTCCAATGAAAGTGCAAAAACCAATTATGGATCTTCTGGTTTCTGGGCAAGTTGCCCAGTCAGAATCACTAAAGGCGTGTACAGCTGACTGTAAGGGAGGAAAATGCCTTGTCCTATAGAGCCCTTCAGATACTTTAGAACCCTATGAGCTGCAACCATGTGCATCTGAGATGGCTTGTCCGTGAACTGACTAATAGTGCTAATAGCATATGTAATGTCTGGTCGAGTTATGGTTAAGTAAATTAACCTTCCAATCAATCTCCTATAACCTATGatatcaattaaaaaatctGAAGATGAATGTTAAAGCTTGTGATTCATTTCAATTGGAGTGTTGGCTGGTTTGCATCCAAGCAGACCAGCATTTTCAAGAATTTCTAAACTATACTTCCTTTGGCATAAATGAATACCAGAAGCTGATCTGGCAATCTCCAAGCCTAGAAAATACTTCAAGGTGCCAAGATCCTTAACCTTAAACTGAGAATGAAGGTATGCCTTTATACTATCAACAGTAACCATGTTAGAGCTCCCTATAATTATGTCATCCACAAAAACTAATAGAGCTACAACTCCTGATCTATCATTCCTTGTAAACAAGGAGTAATCTAACTTAGattgttggaaaccaattgaaaTCAGAGAagaggaaaattttgaataccATTGGCAAGAGGCTTACCTAAGCCCATAAAGAGACTTGTGCAGCTTACAAACTAGTCTCTTATCCTTAGAATGTGATGAATCCCCCTGACTCTGATAACCTGGAGGCAGATCCATGTAGGTTTCTTCATCCAAATCTCCATGAAGAAAGGCGTTATGCACATCCAATTGATACAAGTGCCAATTGTAAGTTGCTGCCAATGCCAGAAAAATTTGAACTGTTGTGAGTTTGGCCAAAggactaaggccttgtttgaaTTTGGAAAGTGTTACATcctatctcatcattacaacttttccaaattattacacaaaatataataaacaattcaagtttttcaaatatcaattcaacttttttaaatcccaaaacaataataatattctaacaatatttttttcaattttcatatttcatctaaaaccatctcatcttatctctgaatccaaaccaacccTAAAAGTTTCATGGTAATTAAATCCTTCCTTTTGTGTGTAACCTTTAGCCACCAATCTTGCTTTATTTCTTTCTATGCTCCCATCAAATCTTAACTTGACCTTGTACACATATTTGCATCCAACAGTTGATTTTTCAAGGGGAGAGTGGAAGTGTCATTATTTTCTAAAGCTTTTAGTTCAGAATTCATTGCCTctttccaatgtggagatttcaCAACTTCTTGGTAACTCTTTGGTTcatgaaggagagagagagagagagagagagagagagagagagagaaggcatATGATTTGTGAGATGGTAATAATTTAGCGTAGGTTAAGTGTTGATAGAGAGGGTGAGCAGTTGAGGTAAGAAGAGATTGTGAAGTGTTAGTGGCAGTGTCAAGTTGACAGTGATAATCTTGTAAGTAGGTGGGTTGTTTTCTATTTCGATCTGATCTCCTAAGAGGGATGACATGGGTAGGATTAGTAGCAGTGGGTGGTGAGTGATGGGTTTGAGATGAAGGTGCAAGATGGAGACTATTCAGGTTATGGGGAATACGTATTGTTGTCAAGCAAAACTAGTGATGAGggatcataattaatggaggaATGCAGAACAGTTTTAGGATAAGAGAATGTGGAGTCTGATAAAGGAGAAAGAAGGACCAAACTAGGTGGAGGTGCAACATGGATGGTGTTGGAGCCAgaattttgaaaatggaagCTGGATTCATAGCAAATGACATCTATGGAAATGAAGCAGGACTGATTCTTTAAATCATAGAGCTTATAACCCTTGACACCAACTGGATAGCTAAGAAAGATTCACTTCTTGGCCCTAGGACTTACCTTGGTTCTGTTGTGTCTGAGGGTTGATGCGAAACAAAGGAATCCAAATACCATTAGATGTGTGTATGATGGGATTGTTGAGAAAATGACTTCATAAGGGGATTTATTGTTCAAGGTAGGGGTTGGAATTCtattaatgagatgagttgttgTCATGACACCATCCCCCCAAaattgaagaggaaaaaaagcTTGGACGATGAGGGCTCTAGTAACATAGAGAAGGTGTTGGTTCTTTCTTTCAACCATCCCATTCTGTTGAGGGGTATAAACATaggttttttttatgtaagacTCTACTAGAATTATGGAAGTTAGGCTTGTCAAATTCCAATCCATTATCAAATCTTATTTGCTTTATCTTGGTATTGAACTGGGTGTGAACCATGTGAACAAAGTTTTGTAAAAGGGATATGGTTTCTGATTTTAGTTTCATTAAATAAACCCAAGTGACTCGAGAGTGGTCATCAACTATAGTAAAAAAATGATGGTGACCCTAAAGTGAGGCTTGTGAGTAAgggccccaaatgtcacaatggaCCAATTCAAAAGGAGCTGAAGTGCAAGAAGGTACTCAAAttgaaagattttcttttatgttttactAAATGGCAAACAATGCATTGTATATCTTTGTCACTTTTTATATTAGGAACATAAGATTGGATTACATTCATTCTCTATTGAGAAGTGTGTCCTAATCTAAACTGCCAAAGATCAAATCCCTATTGATTAAGTGCTTTGGAAGACATGACTAGAAATTGGCTGTGTTGATTGGTTGACAATGAACCATTGACTGCATTACAGCAAGGATAGTTGGAAATGAGGAAGTAAAGGCCATTGTATACCGTAGCAAGTTCAATCGTCATCCATGAAGAGAGGGCCTATATGAAGCAAAGTTTCCTTAGAAAAATAAGGCAAAGAGAGGTGCTATGAATGAGCTTGCTAACAGAGATCAAATTGAAGGTGAAGGATGGTATAAAGAGTACATCAGTGTCAATCGAAAAATCTGATAACTTCACAATACCAATGTGAGTTACTTTGACTTGAGTTTTGTTAGGTAATTGAACAAAAGATTGAGTCTCACGAGTGATAGAAGTAAGAAGTGAAGTAGAACAGACCATGTGGTCTGTGGCTCTAAGCATTTGTGTGTTGTATGCATTTTACAAAATGAatattggatttttcttttttgttttacatgcatttagttaaaaaggtaATTAGCAATTTCAAacattagttattttttacataaaatctagttttccattttaatatatttttattattatgagcAATGTTTAATGCATTAGtattatgcttttcaacattatttttttcttgaaaaataaaataaaatataagcttttatttaaaaaaaacaaagggaaCAACTCAATACCAGACTTCCGAGTCTCAAAACCCCGATTTCACCCGGATAACTCAAGTtaacccgggccggaacccaaGTGAacagtaccatatatataatcaacaCCCTAAATTacttatgtttttaattacatcattaattcaaaattaaccattaaaattatatcttgcaatcattttttcattcgtgttattaattaaaatcttatcTACTTCTTAGTTTCTTAGTTTCTTGCAATAATGCTCCCAGCCTTGAGGAAGACTCCGTTGAAATTGAAGATCCCTCACCATCAACAAACAATCACTCTCAATCACCACCTTTTTAAGATTGCAGGATTACTTAATTAGCTTCTTGCGTACAAATTAATTTGAGCAACTTCAAAGACTCGAAGCGGGCCAAATGGAGCAAAAAACTGAGACATAAAAAACATCGATCATTATTACAATCTCACGGCCCCGTGAACTTAGGTATAGAGAGATGGATCAGGTAACCTTGGGGTAGGAATTGCAACAAGAGGGTTCTTCTTTTTTAGAACGATCCCAAACTTTTCCGAAAGGTCCAGCTTCTGATTTCCAGGTGGCAATTTCCAATCAAAAGAATGCAAAAGAGTAGCAAGTGAATACATCACCATCCTCTCAGCCATTGCTATGCCAGCACATATTCTTCGGCCAGACCCAAATGGAAAATAGTTTAAGTCACTTCCAGTGTAATCCCATTTACTATTATTGAAGAACCTCTGGGGATCAAATTCTAATGGATTTTCCCAGATGGAAGGGTCCCTCTGAATTGCCCACACATTCACAAACACCCGAGAGCCTTTTGGAATGGTGTAGCCTCCCACGGCGCACGTCTCGCTGGGGCAATGAGGGACTAAGAGCGGCAGCACAGGGTGCAACCTCAGCGTTTCTTTCATCACAGCATGCAAGTAGGGTAATTTCTGAATGTGAGACTCTTCGACAATGTTGTCTTTGCCAACTACATCGTCTAATTCTTGCTGGGCTTTCTTCATCACTTCTGGTTTGTTCATAATTTCAGCCATGGCAAACTCGATTGTGTTGGAGGATGTATCTGTCCCACCCACCACCATATCCTGCGTGTGCACAGCACAGTACTCTAGGTTATGCATGTGGATGCGTTCCCTTTCAAATAATATTACCAATTAattaacataataaattaacaaaatattgtAACAGTAATATCACCTCACGTGCTGACGCATCTATTAACAAATCCAATATTTATATCATGTGAAGATCTTAGCTTATTAAATCATCTTAAccctttaaatattattatatattatatttgataaaaggGCCGGTGTCATGCATTGTCTCTCACCTAATCAAAACATCATAGAAAAATACGAATGAGATAGAGAATAACGATAGAGTTGGGGCACATTGTGAACAACgagttattatattaatatcttTCATCTTTGACGTCGATGTCTATATATGCAGCTTGTAAAATCACGCACCCCACTTACAATAATGTGGCAAACAAGCAGCCAAGGAATGAAAGTGCCGAAGAGCaataataattgtttttggCGCTAGTGGCCGATCGAATAATAGAAAGAGTAATTCCATGTACAATTGTCAAGTGTATAATTgctgcgtaatcgttttgaaaaatagtgagatctactattaaaaaaataaatttttttatataggtcccatattttatttatttttttcaaaacgattacgcggcgattgcacaattcacgattgcaaatattttttctctaataGAAATACAGAACAGTATTCTAGacagtttttactttttataataataatataactacaataataaaaaaagttctaaaaataaatttacaattaatcgATGCaactttatataattaataaataattttataatgtaatTCTGTATCATATTAAGTCACatgaatttatgagtttaattttatgaaatatctttttaaattatttttcttttataatttactGTTGGGTTCAATTCGAGTATCATGAATAAACGTGAAACAGTAATATTACAGTTTCTATAAACAGTGTAATCATCACTGTTCACAGGTGTATTCCCAGGCCTGAGCATTTTTCCTAGTCTATATATCAATTTACGAGTTACCATTTCGTTAGGAGAGAAATACTTATTCTTGAGGGAttggagattaaaaaataaaattgagagaatattattattaaaaacttaagGCCTGGTTTATTGagtgaaataatttcatttcatcttatttaattattataattttttcaaacatttaaataaaatataacaaataattcaactttcttaaattttaaaataaaaataatattaaaaaattatattataagatattttattcaaattttattttttatattatctcataATCATTTCAACCCAACTCACTGTTCAAACCAAATCTATCATAGAAAGTGCTGCAACTTACTTCTACGCCGAACAAAAAATTAGTACAGTCATGAAGAACGATGTGTGTATATAAAGTGTGGAAgctttcaaccttttttttttttttaatcttttagggATCACAATGACCTAAACACGTTCGTATTATGCTTAGTTTCAATGTTTGGCTTTTAAAAAAACCCGATCTTTTAATACATAGTATTTAAGGCCTGAGTTCTTATGCTTTTGAAAGTACTTAAGGTTTTTATCAGTTTTTCTATCCTTTTCTTCTTAACCAAAGGtccaaaattattcaaaataaagtttatcttCCTTTAATAAGGACAAGAAAAATATGATTCTCATGACAAAAGACTAGGGGTAAGGCTGGAAGAGGACCAAACCGGATCGAAAAAATTGACCGGATCGAATGATTTGATCTGGACTAAACTGGATCAATATTAGTTTTATTGGTCAGTCTCaaagtgtatttttttggaCCGAAGCAAATCGAGACCGACTGAatgtgtatatttatttatttttaaatatcttttatatatataatatattattttatataatagttcTATAAgttaattgtgtaatttttattcaatagatcatcattgatcatatatataataaaattatttaatattcattaactatatatatacaatagaaaaaatattcattgaCCGAATAGACCGATCAGATCAATAGCTAGCTTTGGTCTGACAAAAAATAACGGATCGAAATTTTCAATCCGTGACTCTCCTAAACTAAATGAGACCGAACCAAACCGATTACACTTCCGATTAGGGGGAGGAGGCTAGCCGCATGGATAGGCCGAAAAGGGGTGGAAACAAATAACCCTTTATGGTTTATACGAGGATCGCGGCTGAATGAGATAGATCCCATCCCATGTGCCTTGGACTGTGAATAGGTCGGCGTTATATTCCTATCGGTACTGaggttaaaaattaaaaaaatagaaccaACTATGTTTAACgttatttatcttaaaattgtatctaatattatatttaaaatatatatatttaaaatctacCTTCAATTTACtgtttaatataataaaatctctattttatttttaataattataataaatccactttaaataatagaaataaactaaaaatgtCGCCCAACGTCCCTTCTTCTGTAGGCCTCCCTTGGGTGGTACGTCGCTAGACATGAGCAATTAATGGGtaatcattgtatttttttaagctgtattaataattaatgtggTTTGCTTTTGTTATAAGAGTTTTGctccacaacctccaccacactccacactccatacttttttaaatttttaatatttttttaaaatttttttttgagtttattctttttaaattattttaaattatttattcattatttatataataaatatttaataaaagaaaaaaataataaaaattaaaaataatatggagtgtggaagttgtatgaatagtaggaggttgagtagattttttgtaaaagaaaatatgtcTACGGAACATGTCtaccgatttttttttatttaataattaagtaaatatttttaaataaatatgtgattttttatttttaaaaaatatttaaatagtttaaaataatagttaaagaaaagattaaaaaaataaaaaaaaaaaaaaagatttatagtATTCGataaaagatttttataaaaattttctgTAGATGTAGCAaagtcttttattaaaaaaaaaaaaaaaaaaaagtggattgGAATCTCGGTACCGataaatcaaattaaagatATCCAAATTCCAAAGcattgtttttttaatctttccttttatctaaaattaatatattatgttctaaaataatatattcttatttttgtaaataaatatgtaattttagaaTATCTTAGGAAGGACATATCCGTAATCCGCTTATTTAAATCGAgtgtttgagaaaaataaatattacgaAGGAGGATTCCAAGACACTTCTCACCACGTTTCATGCACCCATggtcataattaaaaataataattaataaacaaaagaaaagaaaagaaagaagacatACCATGAGCAATGCCTTAAGGTGGAACATGGTGAGAGGTGTCTTGGAATCTCCTTCATCCTTCAATTTCAATAAAAACTGTAGGAAATCTTCTTTGCCGGAAACAATATTCTCAGCTGCTGATCTGCTCCCGTCTTCTTTATTGATGTTCAGTCTTTGATCTATCATGACATCAAAGATCCGATCAAACCGTCGGGCCAACCCTGCCATCTTACCCACTATGCCTTGCAAATCGAACCGAGCCAAACTAGGATAAAAATCCGAGATGTTAGGCTTCCCCAAATGCTCCGTCATCTCGTTCACCACCTCCCTGAACTCCGACCCTAGGCTCGCACTCTTTTCACCTTCCACCGTCCCACCCCACAGCATGTTGGTGATTACTTTGAGCACCGTCAAGAACATCTGCTCCCCGATGTTCACGGGAGAACCGACCCTACTGTAGAAGTACGCGACGGTTTCTCGGACCTGTTTGCGGCGGAGCGTGTAGACGGAGTCCAAGGTTGCGTTGCTGAGCATCTTGAGCACACAGACCTTTCTGAGCATCCGCCACTCCGGCCCGTACGGGGTCCACACTATATCGGACCCACCATAGGCTAAGGCCCGGGCCGAGGCTGGCACGTCACGGTTTGCGAAGTTGACGTCGTGGTCCTTGAGCACTTCGCGAGCAAGGGATGGGGAGGTCACCAGGATGCCGAGCTTGTTGCCGAGCCGGAGCTTGAGTATGGGTCCGTGTTTCTGGGCAAGGCCGGCGAAGTATGAGTGTAGTTCCGGGTCGAGGGAGAGAAGGTTTCCGACCAAGGGGAGGCCACGGGGTCCCGGCGGCAAAGGTGGGGTACTGACCTTATTACTTTTGGAGTAAATCCATACATACCAAGAGAGCGTAAAGATAACAAAGAGGGTGAAGAGCAAGCGTGAGAGGGGATCGTTTCCATTGATAATACTTTGGAGGAAAGCTGAGATGACTGTCATCATGGTGGTGTGGGGGAGATGTGTCCTCAGAGAGAGAGGATTAACTTGATGAATTGGCAGCTAACCGCCACATATATAGGGGAAAAATACGAAAAAGGCTACAACAGGATAACGTCGAGACAAGGATCTATATGATTCATCGAACCAGCTACAACGGGCCGGCAAGGGAATCTTAGGATATAAgagtattataatttgttaagtttcttatgtaatttttttttgctttaaaaTACTCTAATCACAAAGTatttcataaaagtaatctTATATATTGATTTCGTTTGATATAGTTTATctgattgtaaaattacttttattataaaaaaaaatatgatagatTTCATAAAGTCATGTtaagattacttttatataattcatttatgacaataattttattttttttattttttattttttttttatag from Juglans regia cultivar Chandler chromosome 2, Walnut 2.0, whole genome shotgun sequence carries:
- the LOC109011249 gene encoding flavonoid 3'-monooxygenase CYP75B137-like, which gives rise to MMTVISAFLQSIINGNDPLSRLLFTLFVIFTLSWYVWIYSKSNKVSTPPLPPGPRGLPLVGNLLSLDPELHSYFAGLAQKHGPILKLRLGNKLGILVTSPSLAREVLKDHDVNFANRDVPASARALAYGGSDIVWTPYGPEWRMLRKVCVLKMLSNATLDSVYTLRRKQVRETVAYFYSRVGSPVNIGEQMFLTVLKVITNMLWGGTVEGEKSASLGSEFREVVNEMTEHLGKPNISDFYPSLARFDLQGIVGKMAGLARRFDRIFDVMIDQRLNINKEDGSRSAAENIVSGKEDFLQFLLKLKDEGDSKTPLTMFHLKALLMDMVVGGTDTSSNTIEFAMAEIMNKPEVMKKAQQELDDVVGKDNIVEESHIQKLPYLHAVMKETLRLHPVLPLLVPHCPSETCAVGGYTIPKGSRVFVNVWAIQRDPSIWENPLEFDPQRFFNNSKWDYTGSDLNYFPFGSGRRICAGIAMAERMVMYSLATLLHSFDWKLPPGNQKLDLSEKFGIVLKKKNPLVAIPTPRLPDPSLYT